A single window of Nasonia vitripennis strain AsymCx chromosome 4, Nvit_psr_1.1, whole genome shotgun sequence DNA harbors:
- the LOC100122281 gene encoding multidrug resistance-associated protein 4, with amino-acid sequence MKNTEKNSKPNPKIKACFISELFFWWLKDLFLYGRKHNIVVNDLYDALPEDLSEPLGNELEKSWEHELDEAKAEKRKPKLWNAIIKTYRLKFLTTSVILVIFSVASIMAPIVQQELLQHFFSSSTTSDTQAYLCATIMVCVILTQTFTFNHAFVGLSHLGMKARLACTSLIYKKIMRLSCHSTMGKTSGNIMNLMSNDVSKFEYWTFFIPFLVIVPLEVLVTTYILWWFIGYAAFVGVGLMIFQTLPVQVVTYRLTLKGRSKMTPRMDQRISTISEVISGIRAIKMFVWEKPFEKLVYHYRKLEIKVQMKLWTIIAMVCALGVFAHRFAVFISVLFYMIQYKTISVITVVLVAQYMFVLRASLIFTFSNGLRALADVNVSMKRIENFLMLNEMESSVRRNELKSDAAIVIRHVTTSWQTDLIEKSLDDVHVNVDRDKLYVVIGSVGSGKSTLLKLILGEVNPIQGEVHVNGRVAYVSQEPWLFAASVRDNILFGEIYDEERYEKVTKACSLMDDFSQLPYGDRSLVAERGSNLSGGQCARINMARAVYRDADVYLFDDPLSAVDTHVAKRLFEECVDGLLKSKTRVLVTHNLHYLERADTIILIDNGKVEFVGSYSEINKIGKYALLSSDNLKRDQTVTDENDESTRSFDKINYETKLDSFKNNNNNSGEDDEPKETEELLAKGCVAKSVYWRYIRASGSLCTLFTLIFCFVLSTFMTSAFDYSLVMWSTQKEAASNNNSIQSSRNETDFEENHAILSQVEKFLYICGSLIAAVILMSIVKNILYFRATVNAGEKVHNSMFASILRTPLRFFDVNQSGRILNRFTSDTGAMDELLPRASFDAVDNILSCTAVLLPALIVSPLNVIPSVIAAFLFVKFGSIYFTTSQAIKRVESNARSPVLSHAASSLSGLLTIRSCGCQNLVTRIFNERQDRHTSAFYLVLLTSTAFSTGLELIVHSLWIFAAYSSLALKNTSSIPIGHVCLALMQLRSIVFISQWCMRQTGETLNLMTNVERMFQFVDLEKEIDAEIEPPIKPKTEWPDKGEVVFDNLYLSYSDNAEPVLRNLNLKISAGIKVGIVGRTGAGKSSLISALFRLAKIDGTLSIDGIDTKKISLSDLRSRISIIPQEPVLFSVSVRDNLDPNHEFDDVTLWSALEQVELNKTFDSLDRNIDRGGSNLSAGQRQLFCLARAIIKRNKILVMDEATANVDQATDEFIQKIIRIVFKDCTVMTIAHRLNTIIDSDRVLVMDHGQAVEFDHPDILLQRNGYFSKMIRQTNQDLRDG; translated from the exons ATGAAAAacactgaaaaaaattccaaGCCAAATCCGAAGATCAAGGCATGCTTTATTAGTGAGTTGTTTTTCTG GTGGCTGAAAGATCTATTTTTATACGGAAGAAAGCACAACATTGTTGTGAACGATCTCTACGATGCTCTACCTGAAGATCTCAGCGAACCCCTGGGCAATGAATTGGAAAA ATCCTGGGAACATGAGTTGGATGAAGCCAAGgctgaaaaaagaaaaccaaAGCTGTGGAACGCCATTATAAAAACTTACAGACTAAAATTCTTGACCACTTCAGTGATACTAGTTATCTTTTCGGTTGCATC AATCATGGCACCGATAGTACAGCAGGAACTTCTTCAACACTTCTTTTCTTCCTCAACGACAAGCGATACCCAAGCTTACTTGTGTGCCACAATTATGGTGTGTGTTATTCTTACTCAGACGTTTACGTTCAACCACGCCTTCGTCGGTCTATCGCATTTAGGGATGAAAGCTAGACTCGCCTGTACATCTCTAATATACAAAAAG ATTATGCGGTTGTCTTGTCACTCTACAATGGGAAAAACCAGTGGGAACATCATGAACCTCATGTCGAACGACGTGTCCAAGTTCGAATATTGGACCTTTTTCATTCCTTTCCTGGTGATAGTTCCACTGGAGGTGCTTGTCACGACTTACATACTGTGGTGGTTCATTGGATATGCCGCCTTCGTAGGCGTTGGGTTGATGATCTTTCAAACGCTTCCGGTACAAG TCGTCACTTATAGGTTGACGCTGAAGGGTCGATCCAAAATGACACCTCGAATGGACCAGAGGATTTCCACGATAAGCGAAGTGATCAGTGGAATTAGGGCTATTAAGATGTTCGTTTGGGAGAAACCTTTCGAGAAACTTGTGTACCACTACAGAAA ACTAGAGATTAAAGTGCAAATGAAGCTTTGGACCATAATTGCGATGGTGTGCGCTCTGGGCGTTTTCGCGCATCGATTCGCAGTATTTATTTCGGTGTTATTCTACATGATACAGTACAAAACAATTTCAGTTATTACTGTTGTACTCGTGGCCCAGTACATGTTCGTCTTAAGAGCTTCTTTGATCTTCACGTTTTCCAATGGTCTTCGAGCCTTGGCAGACGTTAACGTCTCGATGAAACGAATCGAA AATTTCCTGATGTTGAACGAGATGGAATCGAGTGTTCGGAGAAACGAACTTAAAAGCGATGCAGCTATCGTAATAAGACACGTAACAACTTCGTGGCAGACAGACTTGATTGAGAAAAGTCTCGACGATGTTCACGTCAATGTCGATCGCGATAAGCTTTATGTCGTAATCGGCTCAGTCGGCTCAGGAAAG AGTACCTTACTGAAGCTAATCCTGGGAGAAGTTAATCCAATTCAAGGTGAAGTTCACGTCAACGGAAGAGTCGCCTACGTTAGTCAAGAGCCATGGCTGTTCGCAGCTTCGGTGAGGGATAACATACTATTCGGAGAAATCTACGACGAGGAGAGGTATGAAAAAGTGACTAAAGCTTGTTCACTGATGGATGACTTCAGTCAGTTGCCCTACGGTGACAGAAGCTTGGTGGCCGAGAGAGGGTCGAATCTCAGCGGCGGACAGTGTGCTAGGATCAACATGGCAAG GGCAGTTTACCGAGACGCTGATGTATACCTGTTCGATGACCCTTTATCCGCTGTGGATACGCACGTGGCTAAAAGACTGTTTGAAGAGTGTGTCGATGGTTTGCTGAAGAGTAAAACGAGGGTTCTAGTTACTCataatttgcattatttgGAGAGAGCCGATACGATTATCTTGATCGATAAT GGAAAAGTCGAATTTGTGGGATCTTATTCCGAAATTAACAAGATTGGGAAATACGCGCTACTATCGTCCGATAATCTGAAAAGAGACCAGACAGTCACGGACGAAAATGATGAGTCAACGAGATCTTTCGATAAGATCAACTATGAGACCAAATTAGActcgtttaaaaataacaacaataacagCGGAGAGGATGACGAGCCGAAAGAGACCGAGGAGCTTTTGGCTAAAGGATGCGTTGCCAAGTCAGTTTATTGGAGGTATATTCGCGCGTCAGGATCTCTGTGCACACTGTTTACGCTCATTTTTTGCTTTGTTCTCTCGACATTTATGACCTCTGCGTTTGATTATTCACTCGTTATGTG GTCCACGCAGAAAGAAGCGGCATCGAATAACAACTCGATTCAAAGTTCGAGAAACGAAACCGATTTCGAGGAAAATCATGCGATTCTTTCTCAAGTCGAAAAATTTCTCTATATTTGCGGTTCCTTGATCGCAGCTGTCATTCTCATGTCGatcgttaaaaatattttatacttcaGAGCTACGGTTAACGCTGGCGAAAAAGTGCACAATAGCATGTTCGCCAGTATTCTGCGAACACCCTTGCGATTCTTCGACGTCAATCAGTCCG GCCGAATTCTAAATCGTTTTACCAGCGACACAGGCGCTATGGACGAACTACTACCTCGAGCCTCATTCGACGCTGTTGACAATATATTGAGTTGCACAGCAGTACTGCTACCTGCTCTAATAGTCAGTCCGTTGAATGTTATTCCGTCGGTGATCGCTGCGTTTTTGTTCGTAAAATTCGGCAGCATCTACTTCACCACTAGTCAAGCTATCAAGAGAGTAGAGAGCAATG CCAGAAGTCCAGTTCTATCTCACGCAGCGTCGTCCCTCTCAGGCTTACTTACAATCCGTTCCTGCGGCTGTCAGAATTTGGTCACTCGAATTTTCAACGAACGTCAAGATCGTCACACCTCGGCATTCTACCTGGTCCTTCTGACCTCCACAGCGTTCTCAACGGGCCTGGAGTTGATAGTTCATTCACTCTGGATTTTCGCAGCCTACAGTAGTCTAGCTCTGAAGAACACCAGCAGCATCCCCATCGGTCATGTATGTTTGGCTCTTATGCAGCTTCGCAGCATCGTCTTCATATCCCAGTGGTGCATGAGACAGACTGGTGAGACCCTAAATCTGATGACCAACGTGGAGAGGATGTTCCAGTTCGTCGATCTGGAAAAAGAGATCGACGCGGAAATCGAGCCTCCTATCAAACCGAAGACGGAGTGGCCGGATAAAGGTGAAGTGGTGTTCGATAATCTGTACCTGAGCTACTCTGATAATGCGGAACCTGTTCTGAGGAATCTCAATCTCAAGATTTCTGCTGGAATAAAG GTAGGGATAGTCGGACGCACAGGGGCTGGAAAGTCATCGTTGATCTCAGCTCTGTTCCGACTTGCCAAGATCGATGGTACCTTGTCGATTGATGGTATCGACACGAAGAAAATAAGCTTGTCCGATCTGAGAAGTCGTATTTCCATCATTCCTCAAGAACCGGTTTTGTTCTCTGTATCCGTGAGGGATAATTTGGATCCCAATCACGAGTTTGACGACGTGACGCTCTGGTCGGCTTTGGAACAGGTCGAACTGAACAAAACCTTTGATTCCCTGGATCGTAATATTGATCGAGGTGGAAGTAATCTGAGCGCTGGTCAACGTCAGTTGTTTTGCTTAGCTCGTGCCATTATCAAGAGGAACAAGATTCTGGTGATGGACGAAGCTACTGCCAATGTCGATCAAGCCACCGACGAATTCATTCAGAAGATCATCAGAATTGTGTTCAAGGACTGCACTGTGATGACGATAGCTCATCGGTTGAACACCATAATAGACAGTGACAGGGTTCTGGTGATGGATCATGGACAGGCTGTGGAATTCGATCATCCCGACATTTTGCTTCAGAGAAATGGTTATTTCTCGAAAATGATCag ACAAACAAATCAAGATCTACGAGATGGCTAA
- the Or198 gene encoding odorant receptor 198 encodes MDKERNMDRMNFYYIYSRISMLSLGLWPYQSWSSMMTLRSLWIIQHISIMLPELIKIYENRGHFNLLIESLPPFTYNIVMAIKFTNGVLNQRKLKSILEKIKYDWNKFTDKKEIEMLCYYSHRGKSLNTVYIGLVAVVLLSYMLLPMLPAVLDLINPLNESRPKSPLYMVEFYIDQDKYFYSVLTHAYITSLAGVLPLFATDLLFSNCAHHACGIIKILGRRIENILSEEPALKRSYKVDDEKKAIACVIEHQNIIKYCESINSLYTTSFFLILSISIGLMSVTGFVTLIKMNEEFKDCIRFAMFTFAQIFHQFCYYFLGQSVLNHEEKLKDYVSNFNWYKASPKTKFIIKFMIMRTLKPTKIRAMIFPLTLENFTSLMKTTMSYFTVIKSTR; translated from the exons ATGGATAAAGAACGAAATATGGATCGCATGAATTTCTACTACATCTACAGCAGAATATCCATGCTATCCTTAGGACTTTGGCCTTATCAGTCCTGGTCATCCATGATGACTCTTCGTTCTTTATGGATAATTCAGCACATAAGCATCATGTTACCCGAG CTGATAAAAATCTACGAAAATCGAGGCCATTTCAATTTACTCATTGAAAGTCTTCCTCCATTCACGTACAACATTGTCATGGCAATAAAATTTACGAACGGAGTCCTGAATCAACGCAAA CTAAAATccatattggaaaaaattaagTACGATTGGAATAAATTTACGGACAAAAAGGAAATCGAGATGCTGTGTTATTATAGCCATAGAGGAAAATCTTTAAACACGGTGTATATCG GTCTCGTGGCTGTCGTTTTGCTATCTTACATGCTTTTACCGATGTTGCCAGCCGTTTTGGATCTTATAAATCCTCTAAATGAGTCCAGGCCTAAAAGCCCCCTGTACATGGTGGAATTTTACATTGACCAGGACAAGTACTTTTATTCAGTTTTGACACACGCTTACATCACTTCGCTCGCCGGGGTGTTACCGCTTTTTGCTACCGATTTGTTATTTTCTAACTGTGCCCATCATGCTTGTGGAATAATTAAAATACTGGG GCGccgaattgaaaatatattaagTGAAGAACCTGCCTTGAAAAGGTCTTACAAGGTTGACGATGAAAAGAAGGCTATCGCGTGTGTTATTGAGCACCAGAATATAATAAA atACTGCGAAAGCATAAACTCGTTGTACACTACGTCTTTCTTTTTGATACTGAGCATCTCGATCGGACTGATGAGCGTTACAGGATTCGTG ACTCTAATTAAAATGAATGAAGAGTTTAAGGATTGCATAAGGTTTGCTATGTTTACCTTTGCCCAAATATTCCATCagttttgttattattttttgggACAGAGTGTCTTGAATCACGAAGAGAAATTGAAAGATTACGT GAGCAACTTTAATTGGTACAAAGCTTCTCCTAAAACTAAATTCATCATCAAATTTATGATCATGAGGACTTTGAAACCAACAAAAATAAGGGCGATGATTTTTCCATTAACTCtagaaaattttacatca TTAATGAAAACTACAATGTCTTACTTTACCGTTATAAAGTCTACAAGATGA
- the Or198 gene encoding odorant receptor 198 isoform X1 has translation MDKERNMDRMNFYYIYSRISMLSLGLWPYQSWSSMMTLRSLWIIQHISIMLPELIKIYENRGHFNLLIESLPPFTYNIVMAIKFTNGVLNQRKEIEMLCYYSHRGKSLNTVYIGLVAVVLLSYMLLPMLPAVLDLINPLNESRPKSPLYMVEFYIDQDKYFYSVLTHAYITSLAGVLPLFATDLLFSNCAHHACGIIKILGRRIENILSEEPALKRSYKVDDEKKAIACVIEHQNIIKYCESINSLYTTSFFLILSISIGLMSVTGFVTLIKMNEEFKDCIRFAMFTFAQIFHQFCYYFLGQSVLNHEEKLKDYVSNFNWYKASPKTKFIIKFMIMRTLKPTKIRAMIFPLTLENFTSLMKTTMSYFTVIKSTR, from the exons ATGGATAAAGAACGAAATATGGATCGCATGAATTTCTACTACATCTACAGCAGAATATCCATGCTATCCTTAGGACTTTGGCCTTATCAGTCCTGGTCATCCATGATGACTCTTCGTTCTTTATGGATAATTCAGCACATAAGCATCATGTTACCCGAG CTGATAAAAATCTACGAAAATCGAGGCCATTTCAATTTACTCATTGAAAGTCTTCCTCCATTCACGTACAACATTGTCATGGCAATAAAATTTACGAACGGAGTCCTGAATCAACGCAAA GAAATCGAGATGCTGTGTTATTATAGCCATAGAGGAAAATCTTTAAACACGGTGTATATCG GTCTCGTGGCTGTCGTTTTGCTATCTTACATGCTTTTACCGATGTTGCCAGCCGTTTTGGATCTTATAAATCCTCTAAATGAGTCCAGGCCTAAAAGCCCCCTGTACATGGTGGAATTTTACATTGACCAGGACAAGTACTTTTATTCAGTTTTGACACACGCTTACATCACTTCGCTCGCCGGGGTGTTACCGCTTTTTGCTACCGATTTGTTATTTTCTAACTGTGCCCATCATGCTTGTGGAATAATTAAAATACTGGG GCGccgaattgaaaatatattaagTGAAGAACCTGCCTTGAAAAGGTCTTACAAGGTTGACGATGAAAAGAAGGCTATCGCGTGTGTTATTGAGCACCAGAATATAATAAA atACTGCGAAAGCATAAACTCGTTGTACACTACGTCTTTCTTTTTGATACTGAGCATCTCGATCGGACTGATGAGCGTTACAGGATTCGTG ACTCTAATTAAAATGAATGAAGAGTTTAAGGATTGCATAAGGTTTGCTATGTTTACCTTTGCCCAAATATTCCATCagttttgttattattttttgggACAGAGTGTCTTGAATCACGAAGAGAAATTGAAAGATTACGT GAGCAACTTTAATTGGTACAAAGCTTCTCCTAAAACTAAATTCATCATCAAATTTATGATCATGAGGACTTTGAAACCAACAAAAATAAGGGCGATGATTTTTCCATTAACTCtagaaaattttacatca TTAATGAAAACTACAATGTCTTACTTTACCGTTATAAAGTCTACAAGATGA